The DNA window TTGGATGACGCTTTATACCCAGAGCTGGCGGCGTTCTTTAAGCCTGCATTGTTGGCACGTATGGAAGTCATTCCTTACATGCCGTTAGACAGTGCGGTTCTCAAAGAGATCGTTAAAGGCAAATTGTCTCGTTTGGAAGCATTGTTTACTCAGCGTTATGGGGCTGAAGTCATTATTGAAGATGCGCTGATTGAAGAAATTCTGGGAAGAGCAACACGAGCGGAAAATGGTGCGCGGATGTTAGAAGCCATCATTGAAGGACAAATGCTCCCTCCAGTGTCTTTAGCATTGCTTAATAAGTTGGCGGCTCAAGAGCCGGTGACGCGTATCGTTTTATCAGCCTCTGACGGTGAATTCATCGGAGAGGTTGAATAACCATGAGTAACTGGCTAGCTTTCGCGACCGATCTTGTAGGATTGAGAAAGCCCCAACCGCTTGTGACACGCTTTATTGATGTCGTGTCAAGAGAACTCGGACTCTCAAACTGCCTGTTGCTGGTGCCATCTTCGGATGGACGCCAGCTCATCTCGCAGGGTACGACATCGACTTACGCATGGGCAGTAACGGATTTTGATAATCCGTTTGCTCATGTGTTGCACTCATCTAATGCGATGCACTTAGGCGCGGATGATCTGATTTTTTGGCAGTCAAATCGAGCATTTGCTCAGTTGACTGCCCAAGTCGGTATGTTTGACTCGGTCTTGATTCAACCATTGCCGCTCGGTGAAAAACAGGTTCAATCGTTGCTGGTGATGGTCGGTGAAAGCGGTGCGGTCAAAGGGGCGTTTCAAGACGACGCGTTCCTGCGTTTTGTTGACGTGTTTTCACATCAGTGGGCGCTCTTAAACGAGATGGAGCGTGAAGAGAAAGATCGCCAAGCCTTATCAGAATCGTTATCCGATTATAGACGTAGCTCGGCTCAGCAATCTCTGGCTAGCCAGTTATCGCGTAAGTTGATTGGTAACAGTGACGCCATGCAACGCTTGCGAGAGCAGATTGCTAGCGCTGCACAGTCCCAATTGTCTGTGATGGTGCAAGGCGAAACGGGGACGGGTAAAGAGTTGGCCGCGCAGGCTGTGCATGACTTATCGTCGCGTAAAGACCAACCGTTTATCGCGATTAACTGTGCCGCGATTCCAGAAAATTTGTTAGAAAGTGAATTATTTGGCTATGCCAAAGGTGCATTCTCTGGGGCTGACAGTGATAAGCAAGGACTCATCGCTCAAGCGAATGGTGGCACACTATTTCTTGATGAAATTGGTGATATGCCGTTAGCGCTGCAAGCCAAGCTACTGCGTGTATTGGAGTCGCATACTTTCCGTCCTGTTGGTGGCAAAGAAGAGCAATCCTCTGATTTTCGTTTGGTTTCGGCCACCCACGTTAACTTGATTGCACAAGTACGTAGTAAAGCGTTTCGTCAGGATCTGTATTACCGTTTGTTCCAATATCCGATCACGTTGCCAAGTCTCGCTTCGCGTATAGAAGACATTGAACAGTTGGGTCAGCATTTTGTCGATTTATACAATCAACAGCAAGGCAAGCATGTTCGAGGATTAGATTTTCGAGCCATTGATTGCCTGAAACAGCACAACTTTCCTGGCAATGTCCGTGAACTTAAACACTTGATTGAGTTTGGCTGTGCCCAAACCGCGGATGGAACGCAAGTGAAAGAAGCGTGTTTTGCCCATCGGATTGATTCGTTAGCACAGTTAGCTGAGCCCAATACACCACATGAGCCTGATGCAACAGTGGCCAAGGCATCGACAGTGGCAACACCGACGCAAAGTGCGCGAGATTTTAGCGTCGTTAACGATCTTAAGCAGGCATTAAATGAATTTGAAGCCACGATTATTCGCGAGCGTTTATCTCTGTTTGAAGGGGATCGTGCTAAAGCTGCAGAAAGCTTAGGGATCCCTAAACGTACACTTGCTTACAAATGCCAAAAATTGGAGATCAAATCCTAATGAATAAGTTGAGTGTGACTCTCTGCCCTATTTTATTGAGCACCTGTGTTTTGAGTGCGTTTTCCGTTTCGGCAGCACCAAAAGACACGAGGCTAAAACAAGCACAGCAATGCAGTAAAATTACTGGTCGCCTTGAGCGGCTGGATTGTTTTGATAAGGTATTTAATACCCCAATTAACATCGAACAAAGTCAAGGTCAGGCGTACCCAAGCGCATGGCAACGTGCCATGAAAGCGGCCCACGACGCGGGCAATGAGCAGCGTGCTCTGGTGACGCAAGGAGAGGGGCGTGGCAGTAGCGCATGGATTGCCTTCACCGCGACCAACGCGTCGACTCAGTTTGCGGGGAATGCCAAACCCGTATTACTGATGAGCTGTATGCATAACCTTAGCCGTGTTGAAATTGCACTACCGAAACCCGTCAAAGATGGACGTATTCGTATTGCGGTCGCCGGGGGGCAAGAGCAGTATTGGCGCAGCGATGATGTTGGCGTACTGATGTCGTCAGCACGTGGCTTACCCGCGATACGCATGATGAAAGCCATGACTCAAGGTCCAAGTTTGACGCTACGCTCGAACGCCAGCTTTGTGGATGGCTTGCGCTTTAATACTCGTGATGTTGCTACACAGTTATCTGCCTTACGCGATCGTTGCGGCTGGTAGGAGGGGTCATGGAATTATCAGAATACCGCCGCTGCATTACCCAACCGATCCCCGGTGAATCACCCGTCGGAGAGCGTTTGTTTGACGATCCTTTGTTTGATTTCGTTGAAGATCAAATGATGAAGGTCGGTTCATTGTCCCACGGTAGCGTGCAGTGGGAAGAGGTTGAACACAGTACGATTAAATTACTCGAAGAAAAGAGTAAAGATATCAAACTATTAGTTTACCTTCTGCAATGCTTACATCATGATGTCAGTCCATCGCGCTTCAAAGCGTCCTTTGATGTGATGACCGACTTTATGAGCCATTATTGGGAAGACAGTTTTCCAGCTCCGGGTAAGCGCGGCAACTTACCACGTCGTAAGTTTTTCAGTCAGATGGTGCAGCGATTTGCGTTATTACTCGAAAAAATGGAGTTTAATCGCTACGACTCAACAGCCCGAGAAGCCTTGCTTGAAAGCCTAGAGGCGTGGGAAAAGGTCATTGAAGAGAAAGGTCTAACCTCAGATTCGGTGGTCTCTGTTGCCAGTAAAATTCGCACAGAATTACGTCGTATTGAAGAGCGTAAAACGGTCGAAAAAAATCAACCGCAAAACGCAACGGCGGATGAGCCGGTACGGACGACGACCACGAGCAGTAGCGCATTATCCATCGATAATTCGAGTGATAAAGCCGCGAAACAGACCTTATTGAAGGTCGCGGACTTTTTAGCAGAGCAAGATTTTGGTATTGCGTTATCCGTTCGGTTGCGTCGTTATGCGGTATGGGGTGGCATTACGTCATTGCCGGATCATAAGTCTGATGGTGAGACCATGTTGCGCGGTATGCAGCAAGATCGCGTGAAAGATTATCAAGATCAAATGCGTCATCCCGATTTGGCGCTGTGGCGTAAAGTTGAGCAAAGCTTAACGCTTGCCCCTTATTGGTTTGAAGGGCACTTGATGAGTTTTACCATTGCTGAAGCACTGGGGCAAAAAGAGTGGTGTAAGGCCATTGTGGAAGAGACTGAACAGTTTCTTGCGCGTTTACCGTCTTTATACGATTTGAAATTCAAAGGTGGTGAACCGTTTGTGACCGATGCCGTGAAAGATTGGCTGGCTGCGCAACGTCAATCGTCCGGTGCTCAAAGCGCTGGAGGCGATTGGCAAGAGAAGCGAACGGAGGCATTTACCATGGCCAAAGAAGGGGGCATCGCGGTTGCGCTCAATATGCTAAACGATGGGCTGGTGAATGCGACAGAGCCAAGAGATAAGTTTTATTGGCGTTTATTGTCTGCCGATGTCATGCAGACTCATCATTTAGATGCTATGGCAAAAGAGCAGTATCAAACGTTACATAATCAGGTGACTACCATGAGCGTTACTGAATGGGAACCGTCACTCATTGAACAATTAGAAAGAAACACAACGTCAGAATAAACGAAGGGTGTAATCCATGTTGAAATATATTTTCGGGATAGCGAAAAAGCTGAAGCCAGGCATGGTTTCTGCTTTTCCGATTTTGCTATTCACTACCTTCATTTTATTGAATGTAGCGATTTGGTGGGCGGGACCATGGCTAGACATTTACGGTGTGAAACCGCTTGAATCGATCACACAGCGTGCGATTGCGAGCAGTTTGTTTACCCTAGGATGTTTTGGTCTGTGGGGATTATGGCAAGCACGTAAACTCAGAGTGTTTGAAGCACAACAAAAACGCGATGAGCAATTGCGTGAAGACCCGATCAAAGTTTACGAAGAGCGCCAACAAGTCGAACTCGACCAAGTCATGGTCGACATGAAACAGAACTTGAACAAGCACAACTACTTATACGCACTGCCATGGTATTTGGTGATGGGCTTGGAAAATGCGGGTAAAACGAGCCTGATCAACCGCTCTGGGCAAAACTTTCTGTTTTCATCGGTACGCCGTGCATCAGGCAAAAAAAGTGAAAACCCTTATTCGTTTGACTGGTGGATTGGTGATGAATCTGTCTTGATTGATCCCGATGGCGAGTTACTGACTCAAGGTCATCATGACAGTGATAATGATGGCGAATTAGAACGTCGTTTATGGCAACATTTTGTGAAGTGGCTTGACGATACACGTAGCCGTCGCCCTTTGAACGGGATCGTGCTGGCACTGGATGTGTCACAATTAACCACAGCTACAGCGAGTGAACGTAAAGCTTACGCAAACTTGTTGCGTGCACGTCTACGTGAATTGATGGAAACCTTATCGACACGTTTACCGGTTTATATCACCTTGACTAAACTGGACCTTTTGTATGGTTTCGAACCGTTCTTCAAAAATTACTCGAAGACCGAGCGTGAAGAAGTCTTAGGCTTTACCTTCTCGTTAGACTCTATTGACGACTTGGATCATTGGTTGACAGAGTTCTCCACCGATTATGCGCAATTTGTTGAGCGCATTCATGACTTATTGCCAAGTGCGGTATCAGAAACCATGCCATTAGAAGAGCGTAATGCGATTTATAGCTTCACGCGTCAAATGGCTGGTTTGAAAGACATTCTGACGCAGTTCTTTGAAGAAGCGTTGGCGAGTGACCAATTTTCGACGTCCGCACTGGTACGTGGTGCTTACTTTACCTCGGTGTATCAGCAAGGGGTTCCCACCAATGCCTTTGATGATGCTGCGTCTCGTCGTTATGGTTTATCCCATGCGATTAATCGCGCGCAACATGCCAAAAATTCAACGGTGTATTTCACACAGAAGTTATTTACTAACATCATTTATCCAGAAGCAGGATTGGCGTCCGATAACTTCCGAGTAACGCGTCAAAAACGTCGCTTAATCGGTCTTTCTGTACTGGCGTGTAGTATCGCTTCTGTATTGTTGATTGGAACGTGGCAGCAATATTATCGCGCGAATATCAAGCATGCTGATGCGGTACTGACCAAAGTGAACCAGTATAAGCATGAGTTTCCTACCAATGCGAGTATGGCGTCACAACGTGAAGTGTTAGAACCGCTGAATAAAATTCGACAAGCCACTTTGGAGTTTGGATTCTTCCGTGATAAAGCCAAATATGTCTCGGACTTTGGCTTATACCAAGGTCATACGATTGGTCCTCGTGTGGAAGAAACTTACTTAAACTTGCTGGAAACGCGTTTTCTACCCTTGCTGATGTCTGATGTAATGGTGGATTTAAAAAATGCCAAAACCGATGAAGACAAGCTTGCCATGCTGCGTGTTTACCGCATGATGACAGATAAAAGTGGTCGCTATAACGATTATGTGGTGGATTACTTTGCTAAGCATTGGCAAAAGCAGTTTTCTGGTCAACGTGAGACACAAAGCGAGTTACTGGAGCATTTAGATTATGCAATGCTGCATACGGATTTGACTGCTGATCGTCAACATGGTGACAAAATGGCGGATAAAATTATGCGCCCTTATGACAAGACCATTGCGCGTGTTCAGCAGGAACTGGGCTCGATGCCTAATGAGCAACGTGTGTATCGTAACTTGAAGCTTAATGCACAAACGGTACTTGGTCCTGCTATCAACTTGCGTAGCCTTATTGGCCCAGTGTTTGATGAGGTATTCGAAGAGCGCGCGGTTAACAGCAGCAAACTCTATATTCCGCAAATGCTGACCAAGCATGGATTTGAAGATTACTTCATGCCGAAGTCTGAATCGGTTTCTCAGTTAGCTCTTATCGACAGTTGGGTACTTGGCCAAACTAAGTCGGCGAACTTTAGCGAAGCAGATAAGCAAGCACTGCGCGATCGAATTCGCCAACTGTATGTTGCCGATTACACCAGTACTTGGCGAGCGGCGCTTAATGAAATTGATGTGAAATACTTCAGTGATATTAACGATGCCGTCACCGTGCTCGATAAGATTACCAGCAATGTTGAACCACTGCAGCGTATGCTACGTACGTTAGACAACAATACGGAAATCTATCCATCACTGGATGATGATGACGCGAACGATGAATTAGTGAAGACCTCGAAGTATAAAGTAGGCTCAATGATTGCTGCGCCGTTCTCAGAACTTAACAGCATGTTGAAACCTGTGGGCGATAAACCCGCGTACTTCCAAGAAGTGTTAGCGTCGATTGGAGAGTTGAAAAATTACCTGAAAGGTATTCAGGATGCGCCTGATGAAGGAGCCGCAGCGCTGGATGCGACCAAGTCTCGCTTAAAACTGGTCAATTCCGATCCAATTTATACACTCAAACGTATTGCATCCGGCTTACCGAAGCCACTCAATGACATGATGAGTAAATTGGCGGATGAAAGTTGGTATGTAGTTAAGCAATCGGCCATCAAACACCTTGAAACTCGCTGGCACGACGATGTTTACCGTGTGTACGTAGAGAAATTGGCGAACCGTTATCCATTTAACCCAGCGTCGAGTAAAGATGTTTCATTGGAAGATTTTGAATCCTTCTTTGCGCCGGGTGGCACGCTAGATAGCTTCTACAACAATCAATTGAAAATGTTCATTGATGAGAAAGTTAATCTAGGGGATGGCGATACTGGTAAGAGCATTGTTCGTCAACAAGTGCTTGATGAGATCAAACAAGCGGAGACCATCCGCGATGCCTTCTTTAACCGTAAAGGGGTATTGGATGTGAGCTTCTCAGTTGAGCCATTGCGTCTAACCGGTAATAAACGTCGTAGTGTGATGAATGTGGATGGTCAGTACCTCACCTATAGTCATGGTCCCCGTGAAAATGTTGAGTTTATTTGGCCGAATACACTGCGTGATTCTGCAGTGTCTAAAGTGACGCTGGTCCCAACCAAACGTAATGTCTCGCCACGTAGCTTGAGTATTCAAGGTCCATGGGCATTCTTCCGTTTGCTAGACCACGGCGATGTGGTTTCTGCCAGCGCAACATCAGTGGATTACAAATTTGATGTTGATGGTGGGGAAATGATTTATCGCATTAATGCCGAAGGGAATGTGAATCCATTTACCGAGCGCGTCTTTAAGTCCTTCAGATTATCGAAATCTTTGTACTAACCCGAACAAGGAGCGAGGAAACTCGCTCCTTTTTTCAGAGCGATCACCACATGCAGAATACGATTTTTCTGGACAACCGCTATTACTATCTTACCGATGATTCCCACGAGATTCGTGATCTCGCTGATTACGAAACAGTACGGGAACAACTTAATCGCCGCTTCAACCCCTTAGCTGGCGGTCCTAATTGGGATGAAATTTATGCTTGTTGCCAACGTTTGGCACAGGGACCCGGCCTTGATTTACTCATGACTGGCTACTTTACCGTGGCCAGTTTAAAAGTCAGCGGCTTAACGGGGCTAGCGAATGGGCTCGAAATGTTAGCGGCCTATTTAAGTATGCAGCTGAGCCCGAGTGCCAAACAATGCAACGCCCGCAAAGATATTTTTGACTGGGTCAATAGCCGAGTGGCTAGAGAGCTTAAAGATCTTAAACCCAGTTATGAAGAGCTCCGCGATTTATACCGTGCTGAGCGGTATTGTGAGCGTTTGCATCAGCTATTGGAACAGCAGCAGCCACAGCAACTGATTGATTTTGAGAGCCTAGGTTACGCACTTTTTGAACACATTGACCGTATAGAAGCCCGCTACCATACGCTGCTCAAACGCGAAGAAAAGGAAACACAGTCGTTACATAACTGGGTGCCACGCACTCGCCATTATTGGCGACTCGTGGCGGCTTTTCTGTGTGGAGGTGCGTTGGTGGTGGCCGCATGGTTCGGTTATCAACGAATACCTTGGTTTCATCAGGATGATTATGCAACCTCGCAATCCGTCCCTTTGTTGAACTCATCGGCTCAAGCGCAGCGCTATCAAGATCGAGTTTCCGCGGCTCAATTATCTCGCTGGGAAGGGGACTTTATTCCTTTGTATGCCTCGTCAATTGAGAGTCATTTGCATACTTCGGTTTTCAGTCATGTATGGCAAGCTCAGCAGCAAATGTCAGTCTTAACCACTTTATATCCGCAGTCTCCTCAGGTTGTGACATTGGCGGAAACATTGCATAAAAACCAGCAGGCGGCACTTGCGCAAACTCAGCGTTTTGTGGAACGCTTTCGTCAAATACGAACATTGATGGCGAATGTGTCTTTAATGGCAAAAAAAGGGCGTTTGCGAGCATTACAGCAGCATACACAAGATTTAGAAGATTTCGCCGTCAGTCTTTCACCGGTGTACGGCCGAGTGGATTATGTGCAAACCTTGATAAAACAAGGTGAGATGAACAAAGCCAATAAAGAGTTTGTTGTGTTAAAACAACGACTCAACAGTTTGGCTTGGCAAATGATACAACTGCAGCAGAGGCTCAACGTTAATGCCTCAACGCCCACAGTTATTGGGCAATAAATTGTGGCAGGAAGCAAGAAGTTGCTCAAAATGAGCAACTTCTTGCCTTAATATGTTTTATGTGAATTTAGCTTATTGATTATCCGTATGATTTAGTTGGCATTGACCTTGCTCGTTGTTGGGGTTCGTGGCAAAAAATCCGTCGGTAGCGTTTTATTCACTAAGCCCTGACAGCAAGGCTTAGCGCATAGAACGATACATTCAACACATGATCACCACTGCACATTCACAGCAGGGTAAACCCCCACCATGATGGGTAGAAGGAATTGGCAGAATGGCAACGTTAGGCTTTAAATTACAAGTCGAAGGGCTCGAAGACGATGCGCTTCTCGTACACAGTTTTGAAGGACTTGAGTCACTCTCTGATGATGGCGTGCAAGGGGACGCTTGCATCGGGTTTCGTTATGCTTTGGAGTTGGCAAGCCGCCAATCAACCTTTACACCTGAACAACTGATCGATAAAACGGCAGAATTAACGTTTTATCGCAATAATGAATTAGTGCAGCGTGTGCATGGCATTGTTCGTCACTTTGCTCAAAAAGATATTGGGCATCATTTTTCGTACTATTCTTTGACGCTTGTTCCGGCGTTAGAGTGCTTATCTTTGCGTCAAAATAGCCGTATTTTTCAGTTAAAAACCGTCCCTGAAATCCTCTCGATTATCCTGCAAGAAATGGGCATTAACGATTATGCGTTTTCGGTGAAACGCACTTGTGCGCAGCGTGAGTTTTGTGTGCAGTATCGAGAAACCGATTTGGCGTTTTTGCACCGCCTTGCCGCGGAAGAAGGCTTGATTTATAGCTTT is part of the Vibrio zhugei genome and encodes:
- a CDS encoding sigma-54 interaction domain-containing protein, with protein sequence MSNWLAFATDLVGLRKPQPLVTRFIDVVSRELGLSNCLLLVPSSDGRQLISQGTTSTYAWAVTDFDNPFAHVLHSSNAMHLGADDLIFWQSNRAFAQLTAQVGMFDSVLIQPLPLGEKQVQSLLVMVGESGAVKGAFQDDAFLRFVDVFSHQWALLNEMEREEKDRQALSESLSDYRRSSAQQSLASQLSRKLIGNSDAMQRLREQIASAAQSQLSVMVQGETGTGKELAAQAVHDLSSRKDQPFIAINCAAIPENLLESELFGYAKGAFSGADSDKQGLIAQANGGTLFLDEIGDMPLALQAKLLRVLESHTFRPVGGKEEQSSDFRLVSATHVNLIAQVRSKAFRQDLYYRLFQYPITLPSLASRIEDIEQLGQHFVDLYNQQQGKHVRGLDFRAIDCLKQHNFPGNVRELKHLIEFGCAQTADGTQVKEACFAHRIDSLAQLAEPNTPHEPDATVAKASTVATPTQSARDFSVVNDLKQALNEFEATIIRERLSLFEGDRAKAAESLGIPKRTLAYKCQKLEIKS
- the vasI gene encoding type VI secretion system-associated protein VasI, which codes for MSVTLCPILLSTCVLSAFSVSAAPKDTRLKQAQQCSKITGRLERLDCFDKVFNTPINIEQSQGQAYPSAWQRAMKAAHDAGNEQRALVTQGEGRGSSAWIAFTATNASTQFAGNAKPVLLMSCMHNLSRVEIALPKPVKDGRIRIAVAGGQEQYWRSDDVGVLMSSARGLPAIRMMKAMTQGPSLTLRSNASFVDGLRFNTRDVATQLSALRDRCGW
- the tssA gene encoding type VI secretion system protein TssA, whose amino-acid sequence is MELSEYRRCITQPIPGESPVGERLFDDPLFDFVEDQMMKVGSLSHGSVQWEEVEHSTIKLLEEKSKDIKLLVYLLQCLHHDVSPSRFKASFDVMTDFMSHYWEDSFPAPGKRGNLPRRKFFSQMVQRFALLLEKMEFNRYDSTAREALLESLEAWEKVIEEKGLTSDSVVSVASKIRTELRRIEERKTVEKNQPQNATADEPVRTTTTSSSALSIDNSSDKAAKQTLLKVADFLAEQDFGIALSVRLRRYAVWGGITSLPDHKSDGETMLRGMQQDRVKDYQDQMRHPDLALWRKVEQSLTLAPYWFEGHLMSFTIAEALGQKEWCKAIVEETEQFLARLPSLYDLKFKGGEPFVTDAVKDWLAAQRQSSGAQSAGGDWQEKRTEAFTMAKEGGIAVALNMLNDGLVNATEPRDKFYWRLLSADVMQTHHLDAMAKEQYQTLHNQVTTMSVTEWEPSLIEQLERNTTSE
- the tssM gene encoding type VI secretion system membrane subunit TssM, with translation MVSAFPILLFTTFILLNVAIWWAGPWLDIYGVKPLESITQRAIASSLFTLGCFGLWGLWQARKLRVFEAQQKRDEQLREDPIKVYEERQQVELDQVMVDMKQNLNKHNYLYALPWYLVMGLENAGKTSLINRSGQNFLFSSVRRASGKKSENPYSFDWWIGDESVLIDPDGELLTQGHHDSDNDGELERRLWQHFVKWLDDTRSRRPLNGIVLALDVSQLTTATASERKAYANLLRARLRELMETLSTRLPVYITLTKLDLLYGFEPFFKNYSKTEREEVLGFTFSLDSIDDLDHWLTEFSTDYAQFVERIHDLLPSAVSETMPLEERNAIYSFTRQMAGLKDILTQFFEEALASDQFSTSALVRGAYFTSVYQQGVPTNAFDDAASRRYGLSHAINRAQHAKNSTVYFTQKLFTNIIYPEAGLASDNFRVTRQKRRLIGLSVLACSIASVLLIGTWQQYYRANIKHADAVLTKVNQYKHEFPTNASMASQREVLEPLNKIRQATLEFGFFRDKAKYVSDFGLYQGHTIGPRVEETYLNLLETRFLPLLMSDVMVDLKNAKTDEDKLAMLRVYRMMTDKSGRYNDYVVDYFAKHWQKQFSGQRETQSELLEHLDYAMLHTDLTADRQHGDKMADKIMRPYDKTIARVQQELGSMPNEQRVYRNLKLNAQTVLGPAINLRSLIGPVFDEVFEERAVNSSKLYIPQMLTKHGFEDYFMPKSESVSQLALIDSWVLGQTKSANFSEADKQALRDRIRQLYVADYTSTWRAALNEIDVKYFSDINDAVTVLDKITSNVEPLQRMLRTLDNNTEIYPSLDDDDANDELVKTSKYKVGSMIAAPFSELNSMLKPVGDKPAYFQEVLASIGELKNYLKGIQDAPDEGAAALDATKSRLKLVNSDPIYTLKRIASGLPKPLNDMMSKLADESWYVVKQSAIKHLETRWHDDVYRVYVEKLANRYPFNPASSKDVSLEDFESFFAPGGTLDSFYNNQLKMFIDEKVNLGDGDTGKSIVRQQVLDEIKQAETIRDAFFNRKGVLDVSFSVEPLRLTGNKRRSVMNVDGQYLTYSHGPRENVEFIWPNTLRDSAVSKVTLVPTKRNVSPRSLSIQGPWAFFRLLDHGDVVSASATSVDYKFDVDGGEMIYRINAEGNVNPFTERVFKSFRLSKSLY
- a CDS encoding type VI secretion system ImpA family N-terminal domain-containing protein, with amino-acid sequence MQNTIFLDNRYYYLTDDSHEIRDLADYETVREQLNRRFNPLAGGPNWDEIYACCQRLAQGPGLDLLMTGYFTVASLKVSGLTGLANGLEMLAAYLSMQLSPSAKQCNARKDIFDWVNSRVARELKDLKPSYEELRDLYRAERYCERLHQLLEQQQPQQLIDFESLGYALFEHIDRIEARYHTLLKREEKETQSLHNWVPRTRHYWRLVAAFLCGGALVVAAWFGYQRIPWFHQDDYATSQSVPLLNSSAQAQRYQDRVSAAQLSRWEGDFIPLYASSIESHLHTSVFSHVWQAQQQMSVLTTLYPQSPQVVTLAETLHKNQQAALAQTQRFVERFRQIRTLMANVSLMAKKGRLRALQQHTQDLEDFAVSLSPVYGRVDYVQTLIKQGEMNKANKEFVVLKQRLNSLAWQMIQLQQRLNVNASTPTVIGQ